A region from the Agrococcus sp. SL85 genome encodes:
- a CDS encoding RNA polymerase sigma factor, with amino-acid sequence MTTQRDDARRAESARRAVVAVWRIEAAKIVAVLTRYTRDFALAEDLAQEALAEALEQWPVRGVPRNGAAWLTQVGKRRAVDHWRRQERYADRLAALGHDLEREQDEAADAVPWDPDAIDDDVLRLVFTACHPLLPQQAQVALTLRVVGGLETAEIARAFLVPTATLQQRIVRAKAALAEAGVPFETPARAERPARLAAVLGVLYLIFTEGHAATEGEDWMRPDLAREAVRLARILAALQPEEPEAHGLLALLELTAARFPARVDAAGEPVLLADQDRRRWDRGAIRRGRAALRRAESFGRGLGAYGLQAAIAECHAVAPGVEATDWARIVAAYEGLERLRPSPVVALNRAVAVSMASGPGFGPAAALAIVEGLAGEQALAASHLLPSVRGELLARLGRDDEAAEAFGEAARRARNARERAVLLARAASPRG; translated from the coding sequence GTGACGACGCAGCGCGACGACGCGCGCCGGGCGGAGTCCGCCCGGCGCGCCGTCGTCGCCGTCTGGCGCATCGAGGCCGCGAAGATCGTCGCGGTGCTCACGCGCTACACGCGCGACTTCGCGCTCGCCGAGGACCTCGCGCAGGAGGCGCTCGCCGAGGCGCTCGAGCAGTGGCCGGTGCGGGGCGTGCCCCGCAACGGCGCCGCCTGGCTCACCCAGGTCGGCAAGCGTCGCGCCGTGGACCACTGGCGCAGGCAGGAGCGCTACGCCGACCGCCTCGCCGCGCTCGGCCACGACCTCGAGCGGGAGCAGGACGAGGCGGCCGACGCCGTGCCGTGGGATCCCGACGCGATCGACGACGACGTCCTCCGGCTCGTGTTCACCGCGTGCCACCCGCTGCTGCCGCAGCAGGCGCAGGTGGCGCTCACGCTCCGCGTCGTCGGCGGCCTCGAGACCGCCGAGATCGCCCGTGCCTTCCTCGTGCCCACCGCCACGCTCCAGCAGCGCATCGTGCGGGCGAAGGCGGCGCTCGCCGAGGCGGGCGTGCCCTTCGAGACGCCCGCGCGCGCCGAGCGCCCGGCCCGGCTCGCTGCCGTGCTCGGCGTGCTCTACCTGATCTTCACCGAGGGCCACGCGGCCACGGAGGGCGAGGACTGGATGCGGCCCGACCTCGCGCGCGAGGCGGTGCGGCTGGCGCGCATCCTCGCCGCGCTGCAGCCGGAGGAGCCCGAGGCGCACGGCCTCCTCGCGCTGCTCGAGCTCACCGCCGCCCGCTTCCCCGCACGCGTCGACGCCGCGGGCGAGCCCGTGCTGCTCGCCGACCAGGACCGCCGGCGCTGGGACCGCGGAGCGATCCGCCGCGGCCGCGCCGCGCTGCGCCGCGCCGAGTCCTTCGGGCGCGGCCTCGGCGCCTACGGGCTGCAGGCCGCGATCGCGGAGTGCCACGCGGTCGCGCCGGGCGTCGAGGCCACCGACTGGGCCCGCATCGTCGCCGCCTACGAGGGGCTCGAGCGGCTGCGGCCCTCGCCCGTGGTGGCGCTCAACCGCGCCGTCGCCGTCTCGATGGCCTCGGGGCCCGGCTTCGGGCCCGCAGCGGCCCTCGCGATCGTCGAGGGGCTCGCGGGCGAGCAGGCGCTCGCCGCCTCGCACCTGCTGCCCTCGGTGCGCGGCGAGCTGCTCGCGCGGCTCGGGCGCGACGACGAGGCGGCCGAGGCCTTCGGCGAGGCGGCTCGACGGGCGCGGAACGCGCGCGAGCGCGCCGTGCTGCTCGCCCGGGCCGCCTCGCCCCGCGGCTGA
- a CDS encoding YciI family protein: MRFLLVMRDEDVAAIDRRDAPFEAMLAAMGAYNAAMSEAGVLVAAEGLAEPEAGVVVDFSADPPLVTDGPYGETKELFNGFWIVDVADQAEAARWAARAPLGPGTKLEIRRMHTEADLQR; the protein is encoded by the coding sequence GTGCGCTTCCTGCTCGTCATGCGGGACGAGGACGTCGCGGCGATCGATCGCCGCGACGCCCCGTTCGAGGCGATGCTCGCCGCGATGGGCGCCTACAACGCCGCGATGTCGGAGGCGGGCGTGCTCGTGGCCGCCGAGGGCCTGGCCGAGCCCGAGGCCGGCGTCGTCGTCGACTTCTCGGCCGATCCGCCGCTCGTGACCGACGGCCCCTACGGCGAGACGAAGGAGCTCTTCAACGGCTTCTGGATCGTCGACGTCGCCGATCAGGCGGAGGCCGCGCGGTGGGCCGCGCGGGCGCCGCTCGGCCCCGGCACGAAGCTCGAGATCCGCCGCATGCACACCGAGGCGGACCTGCAGCGGTGA
- a CDS encoding YciI family protein, with amino-acid sequence MQYMLIMRSDDAAIEASKDMPFEQIIEAMGKYNESMMQAGVLVGGEGLSDPSEGFVVDFSHETPLVTDGPYGETKELFNGFWILEVASKEEAAEWAKRCPLGPGAKLEVRRITGVDDFPADNEWIEKEAGWREEQAARAAEQG; translated from the coding sequence ATGCAGTACATGCTCATCATGCGCTCGGACGACGCGGCGATCGAGGCCTCGAAGGACATGCCCTTCGAGCAGATCATCGAGGCGATGGGGAAGTACAACGAGTCGATGATGCAGGCGGGCGTGCTCGTCGGCGGCGAGGGCCTCTCGGACCCCTCGGAGGGCTTCGTCGTCGACTTCTCGCACGAGACCCCGCTCGTGACCGACGGCCCCTACGGCGAGACGAAGGAGCTCTTCAACGGCTTCTGGATCCTCGAGGTCGCCTCCAAGGAGGAGGCCGCAGAGTGGGCCAAGCGCTGCCCGCTGGGCCCCGGCGCGAAGCTCGAGGTGCGACGCATCACCGGCGTCGACGACTTCCCGGCCGACAACGAGTGGATCGAGAAGGAGGCCGGCTGGCGCGAGGAGCAGGCGGCTCGCGCCGCCGAGCAGGGCTGA
- a CDS encoding GNAT family N-acetyltransferase, translating into MRIRLAVREPVDDAAVCALHAAAFDEEPGGVTPMAARLERHDASWATAHDGDELVGFVRAVWDGGQHAFVLDTVVAPRLQGQGLGTMLLGALVQDCRARGIRWLHVDFEPRLASFYRGAGFAPTRAGLIDLTA; encoded by the coding sequence ATGAGGATCCGGCTGGCCGTGCGCGAGCCCGTCGACGACGCGGCGGTGTGCGCCCTGCACGCCGCCGCCTTCGACGAGGAGCCCGGCGGGGTAACCCCGATGGCTGCGCGACTCGAGCGGCACGACGCCTCCTGGGCGACGGCGCACGACGGCGACGAGCTCGTGGGCTTCGTGCGGGCGGTGTGGGACGGCGGCCAGCATGCCTTCGTGCTCGACACGGTCGTCGCGCCGCGGCTGCAGGGGCAGGGCCTCGGCACGATGCTGCTCGGCGCGCTCGTGCAGGACTGCCGAGCCCGCGGCATCCGGTGGCTGCACGTCGACTTCGAGCCGCGGCTGGCGTCGTTCTACCGCGGTGCGGGCTTCGCCCCGACGCGCGCGGGCCTCATCGACCTCACCGCCTGA
- a CDS encoding ATP-grasp domain-containing protein, giving the protein MARPTVIVLHDNEEWLPPFQRAFEAEGVALEPWHLGERAIDLDGVAPEAVVWSRLSASAHTRGVPHAFDTASAILSWAEAQGRRVVNGSRVASLEVSKVRQHALLRAAGLDAPRTIAATSDAALAAAARQIGSPFITKHNRGGKGLGVRRFDSPEELDAALAAGELERPIDGIALVQELLVARDASITRAEFVGGRFRYAVRVDTSQGFELCPADACRVPGQDDAEPAPLFSLRPEITAAHPLVRELEALLAREGVEIAGVEFLETVDGRTVPYDINTNTNYSPDVEAELGDRGAAAAVARFLGDLARDRSARRAA; this is encoded by the coding sequence GTGGCCCGACCGACCGTCATTGTGCTGCACGACAACGAGGAGTGGCTGCCGCCCTTCCAGCGCGCGTTCGAGGCCGAGGGGGTGGCGCTCGAGCCGTGGCACCTCGGCGAGCGCGCCATCGACCTCGACGGCGTCGCGCCGGAGGCCGTGGTGTGGTCGCGCCTGAGCGCCTCGGCGCACACGCGCGGCGTGCCGCACGCGTTCGACACGGCCTCCGCGATCCTGTCGTGGGCCGAGGCGCAGGGGCGTCGGGTCGTGAACGGCAGCCGCGTCGCCTCGCTCGAGGTGAGCAAGGTGCGCCAGCACGCGCTGCTGCGCGCGGCGGGGCTCGATGCACCGCGCACGATCGCGGCGACCTCGGATGCGGCGCTCGCGGCTGCCGCGCGGCAGATCGGCAGCCCCTTCATCACGAAGCACAACCGTGGCGGCAAGGGCCTCGGTGTGCGGCGCTTCGACAGCCCGGAGGAGCTCGACGCCGCCCTCGCGGCCGGCGAGCTCGAGCGCCCCATCGACGGCATCGCGCTCGTGCAGGAGCTGCTCGTCGCCCGAGACGCCTCGATCACGCGGGCGGAGTTCGTGGGCGGCCGCTTCCGCTACGCCGTGCGCGTCGACACGAGCCAGGGCTTCGAGCTGTGCCCTGCCGACGCCTGCCGCGTGCCCGGCCAGGACGACGCCGAGCCCGCGCCCCTCTTCTCGCTCCGCCCCGAGATCACGGCCGCGCATCCGCTGGTGCGCGAGCTGGAGGCGCTGCTCGCCCGCGAGGGCGTGGAGATCGCGGGCGTCGAGTTCCTCGAGACGGTCGACGGCCGCACGGTGCCGTACGACATCAACACGAACACGAACTACTCCCCCGACGTCGAGGCCGAGCTCGGCGACCGGGGCGCGGCGGCAGCGGTCGCGAGATTCCTCGGCGACCTGGCGCGCGATCGGTCGGCGCGCCGCGCCGCCTGA
- the guaA gene encoding glutamine-hydrolyzing GMP synthase gives MSDTAQRPVLVVDFGAQYAQLIARRVREADVYSEIVPSTISAAEVRAKDPAAIVLSGGPSSVYAEGAPRLDPEILELGVPTLGICYGFQVMAAQLGGTVARTGNREYGSTAVTVGAAGSLLAGQPDAQTVWMSHGDAVAQAPEGFEVLASTVDTPVAAFESRERRMAGVQWHPEVKHSEHGQRVLESFLHDIAGLPGDWASENIIEEQVARIREQVGSDRVICGLSGGVDSAVAAALVHRAIGDQLVCIFVDHGLLRQDEREQVEQDYVASTGVRLVTVDARAQFLGALAGVTDPETKRKIIGREFIRAFEAAERDLAAEAAAEGEPIRWLVQGTLYPDVVESGGGTGTANIKSHHNVGGLPDDLQFQLIEPLRALFKDEVRAIGRELGLPEVIVGRQPFPGPGLGIRIIGEVTEDRLDTLRRADAIARAELTAAGLDGEIWQCPVVLLADVRSVGVQGDGRTYGHPVVLRPVSSEDAMTADWTRLPYDVLARISNRITNEVEEVNRVVLDVTSKPPGTIEWE, from the coding sequence ATGTCCGACACCGCCCAGCGACCCGTCCTCGTCGTCGACTTCGGCGCGCAGTACGCGCAGCTCATCGCCCGACGGGTGCGCGAGGCCGACGTCTACAGCGAGATCGTGCCCTCGACGATCAGCGCGGCCGAGGTGCGCGCGAAGGACCCGGCGGCGATCGTCCTCTCCGGCGGCCCCTCGAGCGTCTACGCCGAGGGCGCGCCGCGCCTCGACCCCGAGATCCTCGAGCTCGGCGTCCCGACGCTCGGCATCTGCTACGGCTTCCAGGTGATGGCGGCGCAGCTCGGCGGCACGGTCGCGCGCACCGGCAACCGCGAGTACGGCTCCACCGCCGTCACCGTGGGCGCCGCGGGCAGCCTGCTCGCCGGCCAGCCCGACGCGCAGACCGTGTGGATGAGCCACGGCGACGCCGTCGCGCAGGCGCCCGAGGGCTTCGAGGTGCTCGCCTCCACCGTCGACACCCCCGTCGCCGCCTTCGAGAGCCGCGAGCGGCGCATGGCCGGCGTGCAGTGGCACCCCGAGGTCAAGCACTCCGAGCACGGCCAGCGCGTGCTCGAGTCGTTCCTGCACGACATCGCCGGCCTCCCGGGCGACTGGGCCTCCGAGAACATCATCGAGGAGCAGGTCGCGCGCATCCGCGAGCAGGTCGGCAGCGACCGCGTCATCTGCGGCCTCTCCGGCGGCGTCGACTCCGCGGTCGCCGCCGCGCTCGTGCACCGCGCGATCGGCGACCAGCTGGTCTGCATCTTCGTCGACCACGGCCTCCTGCGTCAGGATGAGCGCGAGCAGGTCGAGCAGGACTACGTCGCCTCCACGGGCGTCCGGCTCGTGACGGTCGACGCGCGCGCGCAGTTCCTCGGCGCGCTCGCCGGCGTCACCGACCCCGAGACGAAGCGCAAGATCATCGGCCGCGAGTTCATCCGCGCGTTCGAGGCCGCCGAGCGCGACCTCGCCGCCGAGGCGGCGGCCGAGGGCGAGCCCATCCGCTGGCTCGTGCAGGGCACGCTCTACCCCGACGTCGTCGAGTCGGGCGGCGGCACCGGCACCGCCAACATCAAGAGCCACCACAACGTCGGCGGCCTGCCCGACGACCTGCAGTTCCAGCTCATCGAGCCGCTGCGCGCCCTCTTCAAGGACGAGGTGCGCGCCATCGGCCGCGAGCTCGGCCTGCCGGAGGTCATCGTCGGCCGCCAGCCCTTCCCCGGCCCGGGCCTCGGCATCCGCATCATCGGCGAGGTCACCGAGGACCGCCTCGACACCCTCCGCCGCGCCGACGCCATCGCGCGCGCCGAGCTCACCGCGGCGGGCCTCGACGGCGAGATCTGGCAGTGCCCCGTCGTGCTGCTCGCCGACGTGCGCTCCGTGGGCGTGCAGGGCGACGGCCGCACCTACGGCCACCCCGTCGTGCTGCGCCCGGTGTCGTCCGAGGACGCCATGACCGCCGACTGGACGCGCCTGCCGTACGACGTGCTCGCGCGCATCTCGAACCGGATCACGAACGAGGTGGAGGAGGTCAACCGGGTGGTGCTCGACGTGACGTCGAAGCCGCCGGGGACGATCGAGTGGGAGTGA
- a CDS encoding DUF3817 domain-containing protein: protein MPKPIDQIPQIRSATTFYRVMSWVTGVFLLLLVAEMVLKYSPTHVELFAFGSGGLLSLQGVVPLPTCEWWSLFVPGGQGCEIQSLGDGINLSLGILIAHGWIYVVYLVACFRLWSLLRWPFGRLIAMALGGVVPFLSFVVEQRMHRIALDDLARLEAQRAARATAASTPQEA from the coding sequence GTGCCGAAGCCCATCGACCAGATCCCGCAGATCCGCTCCGCGACGACCTTCTACCGCGTGATGTCGTGGGTCACGGGCGTGTTCCTGCTGCTGCTCGTGGCCGAGATGGTGCTGAAGTACTCGCCGACGCACGTCGAGCTCTTCGCCTTCGGCTCCGGCGGGCTGCTGTCGCTCCAGGGGGTCGTGCCGCTGCCGACGTGCGAGTGGTGGTCGCTCTTCGTGCCCGGCGGCCAGGGCTGCGAGATCCAGTCGCTCGGCGACGGGATCAACCTCTCGCTCGGCATCCTCATCGCCCACGGCTGGATCTACGTCGTCTACCTCGTCGCGTGCTTCCGCCTCTGGAGCCTGCTGCGCTGGCCCTTCGGCCGCCTCATCGCGATGGCGCTCGGCGGCGTCGTGCCCTTCCTCTCGTTCGTCGTCGAGCAGCGGATGCACCGCATCGCGCTCGACGACCTCGCGCGCCTCGAGGCCCAGCGGGCCGCGCGCGCGACCGCCGCGTCCACGCCCCAGGAGGCATGA
- a CDS encoding SURF1 family cytochrome oxidase biogenesis protein, which yields MSASIPTFRQVAARPRWIGVLIGCLLVSGIFALLGQWQIERAVEQGQRDERDTETAVPLGTMAQPGEPLTTEAGGRMVSLIGDDTADYRALAGRNQDGRSGWWIIGRVLVEDDGAPAADLPADAPGASLAVAYGWTADEASAREEAAAMADDAGTVGAAPVVGRYLPAEAPTDGDVRGRTNEAMSVAALVNEWQDWDGRAYTGYLVLDPEASGARVVGDEPIVSRPPEQNTQLNWLNVFYAIEWVAFMGFALYLWYRLVKDARERDIEAIEEAEEAAAARADAPAPHPTAE from the coding sequence ATGAGCGCCTCCATCCCCACCTTCCGGCAGGTCGCCGCGCGACCGCGGTGGATCGGCGTGCTCATCGGATGCCTGCTGGTCTCGGGCATCTTCGCGCTGCTCGGGCAGTGGCAGATCGAGCGCGCCGTCGAGCAGGGGCAGCGCGACGAGCGCGACACCGAGACGGCCGTGCCGCTCGGCACGATGGCGCAGCCCGGTGAGCCGCTCACGACGGAGGCCGGCGGCCGCATGGTGTCGCTCATCGGCGACGACACCGCCGACTACCGAGCCCTCGCCGGCCGGAACCAGGACGGCCGCTCCGGCTGGTGGATCATCGGCCGCGTGCTCGTCGAGGACGACGGGGCGCCTGCCGCGGACCTCCCCGCCGACGCGCCGGGCGCCTCGCTCGCGGTCGCCTACGGCTGGACGGCCGACGAGGCGAGCGCCCGCGAGGAGGCAGCGGCGATGGCCGACGACGCCGGCACCGTCGGCGCCGCACCCGTCGTGGGCCGCTACCTGCCGGCCGAGGCGCCCACCGACGGCGACGTGCGCGGCCGCACGAACGAGGCGATGAGCGTCGCCGCGCTCGTCAACGAGTGGCAGGACTGGGACGGCCGCGCCTACACCGGCTACCTCGTGCTCGACCCCGAGGCCTCCGGCGCCCGCGTCGTCGGCGACGAGCCCATCGTCTCCCGCCCGCCCGAGCAGAACACGCAGCTCAACTGGCTCAACGTCTTCTACGCGATCGAGTGGGTCGCGTTCATGGGCTTCGCGCTCTACCTCTGGTACCGCCTCGTCAAGGACGCGCGCGAGCGCGACATCGAGGCGATCGAGGAGGCGGAGGAGGCCGCCGCCGCGCGCGCGGACGCCCCCGCGCCGCATCCGACCGCCGAATAG
- a CDS encoding glycerol-3-phosphate dehydrogenase/oxidase has translation MAETTNSVSRSRKLGPEERASAIATMREREVDVLVIGGGIVGAGAALDAVTRGLRVGLIEARDFASGTSSRSSKLIHGGIRYLEQLNFGLVREALIERGLLLQRIAPHLAKPVRFLYPLNTPLIERAYIGAGMAMYDAFSYTGFMKPGVPLHRHLTKKQVLKQIPSLDPDAFVGGLTYYDAQVDDARYVAELARTASFYGAHVASRVRAEGFLKVGERVVGVQAHDYETGEQFEIRAKQVVNATGVWTGETQAMVGERGEFKVRASKGVHLVVPRDRFHSEMGMILRTEKSVLFVIPWGRHWIIGTTDTDWNLDLAHPAATAADIDYILDHVNSVLATKLTRTDVEGVYAGLRPLLAASDGASTANLSREHHVSHTVPGLVLIAGGKWTTYRVMAKDAIDEAVSAMDGKVPESCTEQIPLLGATGYRAAWNKRSKIARAFGVHKHRIEHLLNRYGTLTDELLDIIRQHPELSEPLPGADDYIGAEVRYACTHEGALHLDDVLARRTRISIESWDRGVAAAPVAARIMADALGWDDERVEREINTYNKRVAAELASQELPDDASADRARLEAPEIVPLSALPTAADTVGTRKEPARG, from the coding sequence ATGGCTGAGACCACCAACAGCGTCAGCCGGTCGAGGAAGCTCGGCCCTGAGGAGCGTGCGTCCGCGATCGCGACGATGCGCGAGCGCGAGGTCGACGTGCTCGTCATCGGCGGCGGCATCGTCGGCGCGGGCGCGGCGCTCGACGCCGTCACGCGCGGCCTGCGCGTCGGCCTCATCGAGGCGCGCGACTTCGCCTCCGGCACCTCGAGCCGCTCGTCGAAGCTCATCCACGGCGGCATCCGGTACCTGGAGCAGCTGAACTTCGGCCTTGTGCGCGAGGCGCTCATCGAGCGCGGCCTGCTGCTGCAGCGCATCGCGCCCCACCTCGCGAAGCCCGTGCGCTTCCTCTACCCGCTGAACACGCCGCTCATCGAGCGCGCCTACATCGGCGCGGGCATGGCGATGTACGACGCCTTCAGCTACACGGGCTTCATGAAGCCGGGCGTGCCGCTGCACCGCCACCTGACCAAGAAGCAGGTGCTCAAGCAGATCCCCTCGCTCGACCCCGACGCCTTCGTGGGCGGCCTCACGTACTACGACGCGCAGGTCGACGACGCGCGCTACGTCGCGGAGCTCGCGCGCACGGCGTCGTTCTACGGCGCGCACGTCGCGAGCCGCGTGCGCGCCGAGGGCTTCCTGAAGGTGGGGGAGCGCGTCGTGGGCGTGCAGGCGCACGACTACGAGACGGGCGAGCAGTTCGAGATCCGCGCGAAGCAGGTCGTGAACGCGACCGGCGTGTGGACCGGCGAGACGCAGGCGATGGTCGGCGAGCGCGGCGAGTTCAAGGTGCGGGCGTCGAAGGGCGTGCACCTCGTCGTGCCGCGCGACCGCTTCCACTCCGAGATGGGCATGATCCTGCGGACCGAGAAGAGCGTGCTCTTCGTCATCCCGTGGGGCCGGCACTGGATCATCGGCACGACCGACACCGACTGGAACCTCGACCTCGCGCACCCCGCCGCGACCGCCGCCGACATCGACTACATCCTCGACCACGTCAACTCGGTGCTCGCGACGAAGCTCACGCGCACCGACGTCGAGGGCGTCTACGCGGGCCTGCGGCCGCTGCTCGCCGCGAGCGACGGCGCCTCGACGGCCAACCTGTCGCGCGAGCACCACGTCTCGCACACCGTGCCGGGCCTGGTGCTCATCGCGGGCGGCAAGTGGACGACGTACCGCGTGATGGCGAAGGACGCGATCGACGAGGCCGTGAGCGCCATGGACGGCAAGGTGCCGGAGTCCTGCACCGAGCAGATCCCGCTCCTCGGCGCGACCGGCTACCGCGCCGCCTGGAACAAGCGCTCGAAGATCGCGCGCGCGTTCGGCGTGCACAAGCACCGCATCGAGCACCTGCTGAACCGCTACGGCACCCTCACCGACGAGCTGCTCGACATCATCCGCCAGCACCCCGAGCTGTCGGAGCCGCTCCCGGGCGCCGACGACTACATCGGGGCGGAGGTCCGCTACGCGTGCACGCACGAGGGGGCGCTGCACCTCGACGACGTGCTCGCGCGCCGCACGCGCATCTCGATCGAGTCGTGGGACCGCGGCGTCGCGGCCGCGCCCGTCGCGGCCCGCATCATGGCCGACGCGCTGGGCTGGGACGACGAGCGCGTCGAGCGCGAGATCAACACCTACAACAAGCGCGTCGCGGCCGAGCTCGCGAGCCAGGAGCTGCCCGACGACGCGTCGGCCGACCGCGCGCGCCTCGAGGCGCCGGAGATCGTGCCGCTGAGCGCGCTCCCGACCGCGGCCGACACCGTCGGCACCCGCAAGGAGCCCGCGCGGGGCTGA
- a CDS encoding GuaB3 family IMP dehydrogenase-related protein, which produces MTEIEIGRSKRARVGYGFDDISVVPSRRTRDSDLVSLQWQIDAFKFEIPVLGAPTDSVMSPAAAIALGRAGGLGVLNLEGVWTRYDDPEPLLAEIAGLPADLATSRMREIYAEPIKPELITARLAEVRDAGVVVAGSLSPQAVQQHYETVLAAGVELMVIRGATVSAEHVSADAAAPLNLKQFIYELDVPVVVGGVATYTAALHLMRTGAAGVLVGFGGGAASTSEKVLGVAAPMATAVSDVAAARRDYLDESGGRYVHVIADGSLGTSGQIVKALAVGADAVMLGTALARATDAPGRGWHWGPEAHNQKLPRGNRVQVDQVGPLEVVLGGPAPVADGTANLMGALRKAMSTTGYKDLKEFQRIDVVLEANPPRQ; this is translated from the coding sequence GTGACGGAGATCGAGATCGGCCGCAGCAAGCGGGCACGCGTCGGCTACGGGTTCGACGACATCAGCGTCGTCCCCTCGCGCCGCACCCGCGACAGCGACCTCGTCTCGCTCCAGTGGCAGATCGATGCGTTCAAGTTCGAGATCCCCGTGCTCGGCGCGCCCACCGACTCGGTCATGAGCCCGGCTGCGGCGATCGCGCTCGGCCGCGCTGGCGGCCTCGGCGTCCTCAACCTCGAGGGCGTCTGGACGCGCTACGACGACCCCGAGCCGCTCCTCGCCGAGATCGCGGGGCTCCCCGCCGATCTCGCGACCAGCCGGATGCGCGAGATCTACGCCGAGCCGATCAAGCCCGAGCTCATCACCGCGCGCCTCGCGGAGGTGCGCGACGCCGGCGTCGTCGTCGCCGGGAGCCTGAGCCCGCAGGCCGTGCAGCAGCACTACGAGACCGTGCTCGCCGCGGGCGTGGAGCTCATGGTCATCCGCGGCGCGACCGTGAGCGCCGAGCACGTCTCGGCCGACGCGGCGGCGCCCCTCAACCTCAAGCAGTTCATCTACGAGCTCGACGTGCCCGTGGTCGTCGGCGGCGTCGCCACCTACACCGCGGCGCTGCACCTCATGCGCACGGGCGCCGCGGGCGTGCTCGTCGGCTTCGGCGGCGGCGCCGCCTCCACGAGCGAGAAGGTGCTCGGCGTGGCCGCGCCCATGGCCACCGCCGTGAGCGACGTCGCGGCGGCGCGCCGCGACTACCTCGACGAGTCGGGCGGCCGCTACGTGCACGTCATCGCCGACGGCTCGCTCGGCACCTCCGGACAGATCGTCAAGGCCCTCGCGGTCGGCGCCGACGCCGTCATGCTGGGCACCGCGCTCGCGCGCGCCACCGACGCCCCCGGCCGCGGCTGGCACTGGGGCCCGGAGGCGCACAACCAGAAGCTGCCCCGCGGCAACCGCGTGCAGGTCGACCAGGTCGGCCCGCTCGAGGTCGTGCTGGGCGGCCCCGCGCCCGTGGCGGACGGCACCGCCAACCTCATGGGCGCGCTGCGCAAGGCCATGTCGACCACCGGCTACAAGGACCTCAAGGAGTTCCAGCGGATCGACGTGGTGCTCGAGGCGAACCCGCCCCGGCAGTAG
- a CDS encoding PadR family transcriptional regulator, whose translation MSPAVFGHGALRLYLLSLLAEAPRHGYELMQALEHRFGGTYTPSAGTIYPRLAKLEEEGLVTKAVEGRKSTYAITDAGRAELAAREHELRDLEGEITDSVRRMASEVREGVRSAMRSLRADLAAAERDARDAARSAPDPNPWPTGWGEAPDASWAAGREESAAHVPNPASAPADDATGRHAPDAPGPAAAPERDARAAARMAVHDLDLQADRVPAGGARASPGGGAASA comes from the coding sequence GTGAGCCCCGCGGTCTTCGGCCACGGGGCCCTCCGGCTCTACCTGCTGAGCCTGCTCGCCGAGGCCCCCAGGCACGGCTACGAGCTCATGCAGGCGCTCGAGCACCGCTTCGGCGGCACCTACACGCCGAGCGCCGGCACGATCTACCCGCGGCTCGCGAAGCTCGAGGAGGAGGGCCTCGTCACGAAGGCCGTCGAGGGCAGGAAGTCGACCTACGCCATCACCGACGCCGGGCGGGCCGAGCTCGCGGCGCGCGAGCACGAGCTGCGCGACCTCGAGGGCGAGATCACCGACTCGGTGCGGCGCATGGCCTCGGAGGTGCGCGAGGGGGTGCGCAGCGCCATGCGCTCGCTGCGCGCCGACCTCGCCGCCGCCGAGCGCGACGCGCGCGACGCCGCCCGGTCGGCGCCGGATCCGAACCCGTGGCCGACGGGCTGGGGCGAGGCGCCGGACGCCTCCTGGGCGGCGGGGCGCGAGGAGTCGGCGGCGCACGTCCCGAACCCGGCCTCCGCGCCGGCCGACGACGCCACGGGTCGCCACGCGCCCGACGCGCCAGGGCCGGCCGCGGCGCCGGAGCGCGATGCGCGCGCCGCCGCGCGCATGGCGGTGCACGACCTCGACCTGCAGGCTGACCGCGTTCCGGCAGGAGGTGCGCGAGCCTCGCCCGGCGGGGGCGCGGCGAGCGCCTGA